In Chryseobacterium oranimense, a single window of DNA contains:
- a CDS encoding alpha/beta hydrolase: MAVYILSNRKIVRYKGEKEDSFSNDEYSIPNFRIAKCNFDTYKEPTAAAKKKKDYTNRNILDYKLFSEPEKQGYEEVLEVLQSEKGIKESKLTANNLGGTQRMFYELYKNMSSTKDRSDVLIFIHGYAYDFDDELKAIIDLKKLFIDHPESPVEHILFVSWPASSSLVPLTYFDDKASSINSGSSLMRLFYFYTQFLKDIFSNRDLAPCNQRIHLMAHSLGNRVLQSMLYSLKKENILRVIDQVLLLNADVTYKVFEDSEDSYNKLPLLANRISIYLNRKDTVLGISQFTKNILTPRLGKNGPGDIEKFKDTVSVIDCTFVEDDILNSFKYEVGNHWGYISSSMAQKDIFQNLYGIDRNLITGRLKNNENIFTIIP; encoded by the coding sequence ATGGCTGTTTATATTTTAAGCAATCGTAAGATCGTCCGGTATAAGGGCGAAAAAGAAGATTCATTTTCCAATGATGAATACTCTATTCCCAATTTCAGGATCGCCAAATGTAATTTTGACACCTACAAAGAGCCAACTGCTGCTGCCAAAAAGAAAAAAGATTATACTAACCGCAATATATTAGATTACAAATTATTTTCCGAGCCTGAAAAGCAGGGTTATGAGGAAGTCCTGGAAGTTTTACAGAGCGAAAAAGGCATTAAAGAATCTAAGCTGACAGCCAATAATCTTGGCGGGACACAAAGAATGTTTTATGAGCTGTATAAAAACATGTCCTCAACCAAAGACAGAAGTGATGTCCTGATTTTCATCCATGGATATGCCTATGATTTTGATGATGAACTCAAGGCGATCATTGACCTTAAAAAACTGTTCATAGATCATCCGGAATCGCCTGTAGAACATATTCTTTTTGTAAGCTGGCCTGCTTCGAGCAGCCTTGTACCGCTGACTTATTTCGACGATAAGGCCTCAAGCATCAATTCGGGATCATCGCTGATGAGACTTTTTTATTTTTATACCCAGTTTTTAAAGGATATTTTTTCAAACCGGGATCTGGCTCCATGCAACCAAAGAATTCACCTCATGGCTCATTCTCTCGGAAACCGGGTTCTTCAAAGTATGCTGTACAGCCTTAAAAAAGAAAATATCCTGCGCGTTATTGATCAGGTTCTGCTGTTAAATGCCGATGTTACATATAAGGTTTTTGAAGATTCTGAAGATTCATATAATAAACTTCCACTGCTGGCCAACCGCATTTCCATTTATCTGAACAGAAAAGATACGGTATTGGGGATTTCACAATTCACTAAAAATATTCTTACACCAAGATTGGGAAAGAACGGGCCGGGTGATATTGAAAAATTTAAAGATACTGTTTCTGTTATCGATTGCACTTTTGTGGAGGATGATATTCTGAACAGCTTTAAATATGAAGTTGGAAACCATTGGGGATATATTTCCAGCTCTATGGCACAAAAAGATATTTTTCAGAATTTATACGGAATTGATAGAAATTTAATCACAGGAAGATTAAAGAATAACGAAAATATTTTCACAATTATTCCCTAA
- a CDS encoding glutamine--tRNA ligase/YqeY domain fusion protein has protein sequence MEEEKKSLNFIEQIIEDDMANGLKKDQIRFRFPPEPNGYLHIGHTKAICINFGLGEKYNAPVNLRFDDTNPEKEEQEFVDSIKKDVEWLGFKWDKELYASDYFQQLYEWAVQMIKERKAYVDEQPSEVITEQRKNPAEPGIESPYRNRPVEESLDLFERMKNGEFESGSMSLRAKIDMTSPNMNMRDPVMYRILNKPHHRTGTAWKIYPMYDWAHGESDYIEQISHSLCSLEFENHRPLYDWYLDQVYDETKVRNKQREFARMNVSYMITSKRKLQRLVAEKVVTGWDDPRMPTISGMRRKGFTPASIKNFIEKVGVAKRENLIEIQLLDFCVREDLNKVAKRVMAVVDPVKLVIENYPEGKEEWLETENNPEQENAGTREVPFSRELYIEREDFKEEANNKFFRLKLGGEVRLKSAYIIKAERVEKDENGEITTIYATYDEKSKSGSGTEESLRKVKGTLHWVSATHAIPVDVRIYEKLFTVEQPDAEKDVDFLNFINPESVNVIKGFAEPSLKDVAVGEPLQFQRIGYFTKDQDSTADNLVFNRTVTLKDSFKPE, from the coding sequence ATGGAAGAAGAAAAAAAATCACTCAATTTTATTGAGCAAATTATTGAAGATGACATGGCAAACGGACTGAAAAAAGACCAGATCCGTTTCCGTTTTCCCCCTGAACCCAATGGATATCTGCATATAGGCCATACAAAAGCTATTTGCATCAACTTTGGTTTGGGCGAAAAATACAACGCTCCCGTAAACCTTCGTTTCGACGATACGAACCCTGAAAAAGAAGAGCAGGAATTCGTAGATTCTATCAAGAAAGACGTTGAATGGCTTGGTTTTAAATGGGATAAAGAGCTGTATGCATCCGACTACTTCCAGCAGCTTTATGAATGGGCCGTACAGATGATCAAAGAACGAAAAGCTTATGTAGATGAGCAGCCGTCTGAGGTGATTACTGAGCAGAGAAAAAATCCGGCAGAACCGGGAATAGAATCTCCGTACAGAAACCGTCCTGTTGAAGAGTCTTTAGATTTATTCGAAAGGATGAAAAATGGTGAATTTGAGAGCGGTTCAATGTCTCTTCGTGCAAAAATCGACATGACTTCGCCCAATATGAACATGCGTGACCCTGTGATGTACAGAATTCTGAATAAGCCCCACCACAGAACCGGAACTGCATGGAAAATCTATCCTATGTACGACTGGGCGCATGGGGAATCTGATTATATTGAACAAATTTCGCATTCGCTGTGTTCTTTGGAATTTGAAAACCATAGACCGCTTTACGATTGGTATCTGGATCAGGTATATGATGAAACCAAAGTAAGAAATAAGCAGAGAGAGTTTGCAAGGATGAATGTCTCTTACATGATTACCTCCAAAAGAAAGCTCCAAAGACTTGTTGCTGAGAAAGTGGTGACAGGCTGGGACGATCCGAGAATGCCTACAATCTCAGGAATGAGAAGAAAAGGTTTCACACCGGCTTCTATCAAAAACTTTATTGAAAAAGTAGGAGTTGCCAAAAGAGAAAACCTGATCGAAATTCAGTTACTGGATTTCTGTGTACGTGAAGATCTGAATAAGGTTGCAAAACGCGTAATGGCAGTTGTAGATCCCGTAAAACTGGTTATTGAAAATTATCCTGAAGGAAAGGAAGAATGGCTTGAAACTGAAAATAATCCTGAACAGGAAAATGCAGGGACAAGAGAAGTTCCTTTTTCAAGAGAATTATATATCGAAAGAGAAGACTTTAAGGAAGAGGCAAATAATAAATTCTTCAGACTGAAATTAGGCGGCGAAGTTCGTTTAAAATCAGCTTACATCATCAAAGCAGAAAGAGTAGAGAAGGATGAGAATGGCGAGATCACTACGATCTATGCCACTTATGATGAAAAAAGCAAGTCAGGAAGCGGAACGGAAGAAAGCTTAAGAAAAGTAAAAGGTACACTTCACTGGGTATCTGCTACTCATGCAATCCCTGTAGATGTAAGAATCTATGAAAAACTCTTTACTGTTGAGCAGCCTGATGCTGAGAAAGATGTGGATTTCCTGAACTTCATCAATCCGGAATCGGTAAATGTTATTAAAGGTTTTGCGGAGCCAAGCCTGAAAGATGTAGCAGTAGGAGAACCGCTTCAGTTCCAGAGAATCGGGTATTTTACCAAAGATCAGGATTCTACGGCTGATAACTTAGTATTTAATCGTACAGTAACATTGAAGGACTCTTTTAAACCAGAATAA